A stretch of Trueperaceae bacterium DNA encodes these proteins:
- a CDS encoding nuclear transport factor 2 family protein has translation MLRPAREDEAAEETALAFLRAMEERDLERARSLLADGFRLEFPGASYASLEEMVAAAGGRYGWVRKRVARVESLAGQGREVVYVTGTLYGENLAGVPFDGVRFIDRFELVGGRIARQEVWNDLAESGALTRRG, from the coding sequence ATGTTGCGACCAGCGCGCGAGGACGAAGCCGCGGAGGAGACCGCGCTCGCCTTCCTGAGGGCGATGGAGGAGCGCGACCTGGAGCGGGCGCGCTCGCTGCTCGCCGACGGCTTCAGGCTCGAGTTCCCGGGGGCGAGCTACGCGTCCCTCGAGGAGATGGTCGCCGCGGCCGGCGGACGCTACGGGTGGGTGAGGAAGCGGGTGGCGCGCGTCGAGTCGCTCGCGGGGCAGGGGCGTGAGGTCGTCTACGTGACCGGCACGCTGTACGGCGAGAACCTCGCGGGCGTGCCGTTCGACGGCGTCAGGTTCATCGACCGCTTCGAGCTCGTGGGCGGACGCATCGCGCGCCAGGAGGTCTGGAACGACCTCGCGGAGAGCGGCGCGCTGACGCGCCGCGGCTGA
- a CDS encoding ABC transporter substrate-binding protein, translating into MRSSHERYLAPGRLLAALLVALLAGGAASAQETIKVGFILPLTGAAAAEGIAVQEGAELAARLINEAGGVQVGGTSYTFELLFEDDQCNPQAATEASTRLIAEEVDFVGGSFCSSAALAAQPLFAAFDIPQFVYAYADDLTGASRVDSGADMSVRLGPKAFIEMAPLAKYAVVENGHTSFFAMAQNTDFGRSMVQEFQRVAESLGASFVAEPEYFQFGATDFRTLLTRARDSGADAILAIGLANEMIGITLQHDELGIELPVYGSDLLNTVAYQDAVGDLDDGFYSPWFYDDGQTQRAFEGELDEPMAVELDSAFRENVGRPAEMNNAWGWGTIHLIRQGVERAASVDAAEVMAAILSGEEFDMPFGRYGFEQCGQANMRAGVAAYSAEDGKVLVAGRDYVELDPVVLTREDLCG; encoded by the coding sequence ATGAGAAGCAGCCACGAGAGGTACCTAGCCCCCGGCCGGTTACTGGCCGCACTGCTCGTCGCCCTGCTGGCCGGCGGGGCGGCCTCGGCCCAGGAGACGATCAAGGTGGGCTTCATACTGCCGCTCACCGGCGCGGCGGCGGCCGAGGGCATCGCGGTGCAGGAGGGCGCGGAGCTGGCCGCCAGGCTGATCAACGAGGCCGGCGGCGTCCAGGTGGGCGGCACCAGCTACACGTTCGAGCTGCTCTTCGAGGACGACCAGTGCAACCCGCAGGCGGCCACCGAGGCCAGCACGCGCCTGATCGCCGAGGAGGTCGACTTCGTGGGCGGCTCGTTCTGCAGCTCGGCGGCGCTCGCGGCCCAGCCGCTGTTCGCCGCCTTCGACATCCCGCAGTTCGTCTACGCCTACGCCGACGACCTCACCGGCGCCTCCCGCGTCGATAGCGGCGCCGACATGTCGGTCCGCCTGGGGCCCAAGGCGTTCATCGAGATGGCCCCGCTGGCCAAGTACGCCGTCGTCGAGAACGGGCACACGAGCTTCTTCGCCATGGCGCAGAACACCGACTTCGGCAGGTCCATGGTGCAGGAGTTCCAGAGGGTCGCCGAGTCGCTGGGCGCCAGCTTCGTGGCCGAGCCCGAGTACTTCCAGTTCGGGGCCACCGACTTCAGGACCCTGCTGACGCGCGCCCGCGACTCCGGCGCCGACGCGATCCTCGCGATAGGCCTGGCCAACGAGATGATCGGCATCACCCTGCAGCACGACGAGCTCGGCATCGAGCTCCCGGTCTACGGCTCCGACCTCCTCAACACCGTCGCCTACCAGGACGCCGTCGGCGACCTGGACGACGGCTTCTACTCGCCGTGGTTCTACGACGACGGCCAGACCCAGCGCGCCTTCGAGGGCGAGCTCGACGAGCCGATGGCCGTGGAGCTCGACAGCGCGTTCAGGGAGAACGTGGGACGCCCCGCCGAGATGAACAACGCCTGGGGCTGGGGCACGATCCACCTGATCCGCCAGGGCGTCGAGCGCGCCGCCAGCGTCGACGCCGCCGAGGTGATGGCGGCCATCCTGTCGGGCGAGGAGTTCGACATGCCCTTCGGCCGCTACGGCTTCGAGCAGTGCGGCCAGGCGAACATGCGCGCCGGCGTGGCGGCCTACAGCGCCGAGGACGGCAAGGTCCTCGTCGCCGGGCGCGACTACGTCGAGCTCGACCCTGTCGTCCTGACGCGCGAAGACCTCTGCGGCTGA
- a CDS encoding amidohydrolase family protein produces MSLSVGHNRSQPGPPNAFAITGLTAVVGEEMEVREGLTLVVEGGRIARLDAGPPPGDVTVVDGSRLIATPGFVNAHTHIADIAGKEAGFGLDSWRVVMPPDGVKVRLLAEARDEAVVDAIRDAAHVMLASGTTTFADFREGGAHGLDLLEDALAGLPLRSVAFARHAAHPPHAPEDLEANRGGLSRELKAELERLLDRAPGWSVPLAFDVTDQGLRDTAELVRARGKLLATHCVETDRYRTISRRRFGESDVERVVAHLRPDHIVHMTSGTDEEFELVAAAGIPVVVAPRMQSVMGIGLPPVDRMVAAGLTVALGSDNGMLASPDLLREMEYLSRATRAARHDPTFPSPAQLLQMATINGAKALGLASELGSLSVGKRADVVLFDAESRNLRPVRDPLATVVNRAVAADIACVLVDGVPAVGALPGLDVSAAGRRRVGSGGRG; encoded by the coding sequence TTGTCGCTCTCTGTCGGCCACAACCGGTCGCAACCCGGGCCCCCGAACGCGTTCGCCATCACCGGCCTCACCGCCGTCGTGGGCGAGGAGATGGAGGTGCGCGAGGGGCTGACCCTCGTGGTCGAGGGCGGGCGCATCGCCAGGCTCGACGCCGGCCCGCCGCCGGGGGACGTCACCGTCGTGGACGGCTCCCGCCTCATCGCGACGCCGGGGTTCGTCAACGCCCACACGCACATCGCCGACATCGCGGGCAAGGAGGCCGGCTTCGGGCTCGACTCGTGGCGGGTCGTCATGCCGCCCGACGGGGTGAAGGTCAGGCTGCTCGCCGAGGCGCGCGACGAGGCCGTGGTGGACGCGATCCGCGACGCCGCCCACGTGATGCTCGCCTCGGGCACCACGACCTTCGCCGACTTCAGGGAGGGCGGCGCCCACGGCCTCGACCTGCTCGAGGACGCGCTGGCGGGGCTGCCTCTCCGCTCGGTCGCGTTCGCGCGCCACGCCGCGCACCCGCCGCACGCGCCGGAGGACCTCGAGGCGAACCGCGGCGGCCTCTCGCGGGAGCTGAAGGCCGAGCTCGAGCGGCTACTGGACCGCGCCCCCGGCTGGTCGGTGCCGCTGGCCTTCGACGTCACCGACCAGGGCCTCCGCGACACGGCGGAGCTCGTCAGGGCGCGCGGCAAGCTGCTCGCCACCCACTGCGTCGAGACCGACAGGTACCGCACGATCTCGCGCCGCCGCTTCGGCGAGAGCGACGTCGAGCGCGTCGTCGCGCACCTCAGGCCCGACCACATCGTGCACATGACCAGCGGCACCGACGAGGAGTTCGAGCTCGTCGCGGCGGCCGGGATCCCCGTGGTCGTGGCGCCGCGGATGCAGTCGGTGATGGGCATCGGCCTGCCGCCCGTGGACCGCATGGTGGCGGCGGGGCTGACGGTGGCGCTGGGCAGCGACAACGGCATGCTCGCCTCGCCCGACCTCCTCCGCGAGATGGAGTACCTGAGCCGCGCCACCCGCGCGGCGCGACACGACCCGACGTTCCCGTCGCCGGCTCAGCTGCTGCAGATGGCGACGATCAACGGCGCCAAGGCGCTCGGCCTGGCGAGCGAGCTGGGCAGCCTCAGCGTGGGCAAGCGGGCCGACGTCGTGCTCTTCGACGCCGAGTCGCGCAACCTGCGGCCGGTCAGGGACCCGCTGGCGACGGTCGTGAACAGGGCCGTCGCCGCCGACATCGCCTGCGTGCTCGTAGACGGCGTGCCCGCGGTGGGCGCGCTGCCCGGGCTCGACGTCTCCGCGGCAGGAAGACGACGCGTGGGAAGTGGAGGACGAGGATGA
- a CDS encoding GntR family transcriptional regulator, protein MALDRNNPLPYYHQLKAIVRGMVESGEWDEDTPLPTERELQERYGVSRSVVRQALNELAHEGVIVRKQGRGTFALPRRLRHNPQPDKVRSEGLSGYLKVHGMRSSTQLLSRRLGPPEPHAAAALELAPGAAVLRFERLRLADDLPIGLQTVTLPADLLGAVPGGLADDDLLYGESSMDYLEHRLGVAIGRSARTIAATLLDEHHAAVLRGRPGEPALRVRRTVRSVDGRPVEYFDAVYRGDLFEYSLEFEHR, encoded by the coding sequence ATGGCGCTGGACCGCAACAACCCGCTGCCGTACTACCACCAGCTCAAGGCGATCGTGCGCGGGATGGTGGAGTCGGGCGAGTGGGACGAGGACACGCCGCTGCCCACGGAGCGCGAGCTCCAGGAGCGCTACGGCGTGAGCCGCTCGGTCGTGCGCCAGGCCCTCAACGAGCTGGCCCACGAGGGCGTCATCGTCAGGAAGCAGGGCAGGGGCACCTTCGCGCTGCCGCGCCGCCTGCGTCACAACCCGCAGCCGGACAAGGTCCGCAGCGAGGGGCTCTCCGGCTACCTCAAGGTGCACGGCATGCGCTCCAGCACGCAGCTCCTCTCGCGTCGGCTGGGCCCGCCCGAGCCGCACGCCGCGGCCGCGCTCGAGCTGGCGCCCGGCGCCGCGGTCCTGCGCTTCGAGCGCCTGCGCCTGGCCGACGACCTGCCCATCGGCCTGCAGACCGTGACGCTGCCCGCCGACCTCCTCGGCGCGGTGCCGGGCGGCCTCGCCGACGACGACCTCCTCTACGGCGAGTCGTCGATGGACTACCTCGAGCACCGCCTGGGCGTCGCGATCGGGAGGAGCGCCAGGACGATCGCGGCCACGCTGCTCGACGAGCACCACGCCGCGGTGCTGCGCGGCCGGCCCGGCGAGCCGGCCCTGCGCGTGCGCCGCACGGTGAGGAGCGTGGACGGCCGGCCCGTGGAGTACTTCGACGCCGTCTACCGCGGGGACCTCTTCGAGTACTCCCTGGAGTTCGAGCACAGATGA
- a CDS encoding hydroxymethylglutaryl-CoA lyase, which yields MKPGRPALALGAPPDATGAGSPSPGSRQRSKAAEDRPSWLPGRVELVEVGLRDGLQNQPRTLTTAVKLELLEGLLDAGLRRVQVASFVHPGKVPQMADAEDLVRALPAREGVVYSGLALNRRGVERAAAAGLRHVDVSLSASDAHSRRNAGMGLAEAEEHLLATIALARELGLSVRGGVQCAFGCGTDEVPLERVARLAARIAAAGVEELAVADSAGLADPLAVERVVAAVREAAPDVPLVLHLHDTRGLGIANLMAGLRAGVTRFDTAFGGLGGCPFIPGAAGNVSTEDVASLLERLGVATGVDVAAVCRVSARAAEELGVGMDSRIYALWRRERAGASAADAPSWQVSRAPAGRR from the coding sequence ATGAAACCGGGCCGCCCCGCGCTCGCCCTCGGCGCGCCCCCGGACGCGACCGGCGCCGGCAGCCCCTCGCCGGGCTCACGGCAGCGCAGCAAGGCGGCCGAGGACCGCCCGTCCTGGCTCCCCGGCCGCGTGGAGCTAGTCGAGGTGGGCCTGCGCGACGGCCTGCAGAACCAGCCGCGGACGCTGACGACGGCGGTGAAGCTCGAGCTGCTCGAGGGCCTGCTCGACGCCGGCCTGAGGCGCGTGCAGGTGGCCTCGTTCGTGCACCCAGGCAAGGTGCCGCAGATGGCCGACGCCGAGGACCTGGTGCGCGCCCTGCCCGCCCGCGAGGGCGTCGTCTACTCGGGCCTGGCGCTGAACCGCCGCGGCGTCGAGAGGGCGGCGGCCGCCGGCCTGCGGCACGTCGACGTCTCGCTCTCCGCCAGCGACGCGCACTCGCGCCGCAACGCCGGCATGGGCCTGGCGGAGGCCGAGGAGCACCTGCTCGCGACGATCGCCCTGGCGCGCGAGCTGGGGCTGTCCGTGCGCGGCGGCGTGCAGTGCGCGTTCGGCTGCGGGACGGACGAGGTGCCGCTGGAGCGCGTCGCGCGCCTGGCCGCGCGCATCGCGGCGGCGGGGGTCGAGGAGCTCGCCGTCGCCGACTCGGCCGGGCTGGCCGACCCGCTGGCCGTCGAGCGCGTCGTGGCGGCCGTCAGGGAGGCCGCCCCCGACGTGCCGCTGGTCCTCCACCTGCACGACACGCGCGGCCTCGGCATCGCGAACCTCATGGCCGGCCTGCGCGCCGGCGTGACGCGCTTCGACACCGCCTTCGGCGGGCTGGGCGGCTGCCCGTTCATCCCCGGCGCCGCCGGGAACGTGTCGACGGAGGACGTGGCGAGCCTGCTCGAGCGGCTGGGCGTGGCGACGGGAGTGGACGTGGCGGCCGTCTGCCGCGTGAGCGCGCGCGCCGCCGAGGAGCTGGGGGTGGGGATGGACAGCAGGATCTACGCGCTGTGGCGGCGGGAGCGGGCTGGTGCCTCCGCGGCGGACGCGCCCTCGTGGCAGGTCTCTCGCGCGCCGGCGGGGAGGCGCTGA
- a CDS encoding 3-isopropylmalate dehydratase large subunit — MPLTAAEKLLSRKAGYEVEAGDIAVVPVDGAMATDATAPFAIKAFEAMGGTRVWDPGRMALVLDHATPPPNERISNLHVLMRRFADRHGLKLYEVGEGICHQLMMENGHVAPGELFVGADSHTPTLGAIGAFAVGVGSTDLAAVMHTGRIWLKTPRTLRIELTGRLRPGTYAKDVILHLVGAHGIAGATYEAVEFAGDTVEGMTLASRMVLANMVAEMGAKTALVDTAGLEGQELPQALRARLLASGPLEELRADPGASYRAVHRLDVSDLGAQVAAPHFPDNVKDVREVAGVKVDMAFIGSCTNARLEDLHAAARVLRGRRLAPGVRLIVAASSKRVFHEALRDGTVETLSAAGATFITSGCGPCVGTHQGVPGDGETVISSTNRNFRGRMGNPNANLYLGSPAVVAAAAVAGHIVDPAEVLGEAAA, encoded by the coding sequence ATGCCCCTGACGGCCGCCGAGAAGCTGCTCTCCCGCAAGGCCGGCTACGAGGTCGAGGCCGGCGACATCGCCGTCGTGCCCGTGGACGGCGCCATGGCCACCGACGCCACCGCTCCGTTCGCGATCAAGGCGTTCGAGGCCATGGGCGGCACGCGCGTGTGGGACCCGGGGCGCATGGCGCTGGTCCTCGACCACGCCACCCCGCCGCCGAACGAGCGCATCAGCAACCTGCACGTGCTCATGCGTCGCTTCGCGGACCGGCACGGGCTGAAGCTCTACGAGGTGGGCGAGGGCATCTGCCACCAGCTCATGATGGAGAACGGCCACGTCGCGCCGGGCGAGCTCTTCGTCGGCGCCGACTCGCACACGCCCACCCTGGGCGCGATCGGCGCGTTCGCCGTGGGCGTGGGCTCCACCGACCTGGCGGCCGTGATGCACACTGGCCGGATCTGGCTGAAGACGCCGCGCACGCTGCGCATCGAGCTCACCGGCCGCCTGCGGCCCGGCACCTACGCGAAGGACGTGATCCTCCACCTCGTCGGAGCTCACGGCATCGCGGGCGCCACCTACGAGGCCGTGGAGTTCGCGGGCGACACGGTGGAGGGGATGACACTGGCCAGCCGCATGGTGCTGGCCAACATGGTCGCCGAGATGGGGGCGAAGACCGCGCTCGTCGACACCGCGGGCCTGGAGGGCCAGGAGCTGCCCCAGGCGCTGCGGGCGCGGCTGCTCGCCAGCGGGCCGCTGGAGGAGCTGAGGGCCGACCCCGGAGCGAGCTACCGCGCCGTGCACCGCCTTGACGTCTCGGACCTCGGCGCGCAGGTGGCGGCGCCGCACTTCCCCGACAACGTCAAGGACGTCCGCGAGGTCGCCGGCGTGAAGGTGGACATGGCTTTCATAGGCTCGTGCACGAACGCGCGCCTCGAGGACCTGCACGCGGCCGCCCGGGTGCTGCGCGGCCGCAGGCTGGCCCCGGGCGTGCGCCTCATCGTCGCTGCCTCCTCGAAGCGCGTCTTCCACGAGGCCCTCAGGGACGGCACCGTGGAGACGCTCTCGGCCGCCGGCGCCACCTTCATCACCTCGGGCTGCGGCCCGTGCGTGGGCACGCACCAGGGCGTGCCCGGCGACGGCGAGACCGTCATCTCGAGCACGAACAGGAACTTCAGGGGGCGCATGGGGAACCCGAACGCGAACCTCTACCTCGGCTCGCCGGCCGTCGTGGCCGCCGCCGCGGTGGCCGGCCACATCGTCGACCCCGCCGAGGTGCTGGGGGAGGCGGCGGCGTGA
- a CDS encoding 3-isopropylmalate dehydratase: MKAPKLTFAGAAHVVGDNVDTDRIIPGKYTKTLDTSDLAAHLLEDYDPELAKRVAPGDVLVAGENFGCGSSREQAPLAIAAAGIAVVLARSFARIFFRNAINIGLPVVEVPGHEIAPGSRVLVDLSKGEVVDETAGRTYRATRMPPVMADILAAGGLVPYLKAGGDYSVRG, from the coding sequence ATGAAGGCCCCGAAGCTCACCTTCGCCGGCGCCGCCCACGTGGTGGGTGACAACGTCGACACCGACCGCATCATCCCGGGCAAGTACACGAAGACCCTCGACACCTCCGACCTCGCCGCCCACCTGCTCGAGGACTACGACCCGGAGCTGGCGAAGCGCGTCGCCCCGGGCGACGTCCTGGTGGCCGGCGAGAACTTCGGCTGCGGCTCGAGCCGCGAGCAGGCGCCCCTGGCGATCGCCGCCGCGGGCATCGCGGTCGTCCTCGCGCGCTCGTTCGCGCGGATCTTCTTCCGCAACGCCATCAACATCGGCCTACCGGTCGTGGAGGTGCCGGGACACGAGATCGCGCCGGGGTCGCGCGTGCTCGTCGACCTCTCCAAGGGCGAGGTCGTCGACGAGACCGCGGGACGCACCTACCGCGCCACCCGCATGCCGCCGGTGATGGCCGACATCCTCGCCGCCGGCGGGCTGGTGCCGTACCTGAAGGCGGGCGGCGACTACTCGGTGAGGGGCTGA
- a CDS encoding CaiB/BaiF CoA-transferase family protein, which yields MAAPAPSSGDGPLAGVRVLEFTQAVLGPTCGLVLADLGAEVIRVEPAPTGDPTRYLRGFGMGYYPFFNRNKKSVVLDVKDPRGLAAAHRLLQGADVLVENLAPGTMDRLGLGAEELTSRYPRLVYCTLKGFLPGPYEKRIALDEVVQMMSGLAYMTGPRGTPLRAGASIVDVMTGVYGAMAVLLALQERERSGRGQVVRSALFETAAFIMGHHMAYAVASGEEVPPMPERVSAWAVYHQFRTADDQLLFVGVTSDKQWERFCRELGRDDLLADPRLATNNDRVAQRDWLLPELRRAFAGMTLAEAVGLCERADLPFSPVARPEDLFDDPQLAAGGSLLETRFPDGKVGALPALPFRLGDAGWGKRADPPGLGEHTAEVLTAAGYTDEELADLADDGVLLMGRNADTGGAQ from the coding sequence GTGGCGGCGCCCGCACCCTCGAGCGGCGACGGCCCCCTCGCCGGCGTGCGCGTCCTCGAGTTCACCCAGGCGGTCCTCGGCCCCACCTGCGGCCTGGTGTTGGCCGACCTCGGCGCCGAGGTGATCCGCGTCGAGCCCGCCCCCACGGGCGACCCCACCCGCTACCTGCGCGGCTTCGGGATGGGATACTACCCGTTCTTCAACCGCAACAAGAAGAGCGTGGTGCTCGACGTGAAGGACCCGCGGGGGCTGGCAGCCGCGCACCGGCTCCTCCAGGGCGCCGACGTCCTCGTCGAGAACCTCGCGCCCGGCACCATGGACCGCCTGGGCCTGGGCGCCGAGGAGCTCACCTCCCGCTACCCGCGGCTCGTCTACTGCACCCTCAAGGGCTTCCTGCCGGGACCGTACGAGAAGCGCATCGCGCTCGACGAGGTCGTGCAGATGATGTCCGGCCTCGCCTACATGACAGGGCCGCGCGGCACGCCGCTGCGAGCGGGCGCCTCGATCGTCGACGTCATGACCGGCGTGTACGGCGCCATGGCCGTGCTGCTCGCCTTGCAGGAGCGCGAGAGGAGCGGCCGCGGGCAGGTGGTGAGGAGCGCGCTGTTCGAGACGGCGGCGTTCATCATGGGCCACCACATGGCGTACGCGGTGGCTTCCGGCGAGGAGGTGCCGCCCATGCCGGAGCGAGTGAGCGCCTGGGCGGTCTACCACCAGTTCCGCACCGCCGACGACCAGCTCTTGTTCGTGGGCGTGACGTCCGACAAGCAGTGGGAGCGCTTCTGCCGCGAGCTCGGCCGCGACGACCTGCTCGCCGACCCGCGCCTCGCGACGAACAACGACCGCGTCGCCCAGCGCGACTGGCTGCTGCCCGAGCTGCGGCGCGCGTTCGCCGGCATGACCCTCGCTGAGGCCGTGGGCCTGTGCGAGCGCGCCGACCTGCCGTTCTCGCCGGTGGCGCGGCCCGAGGACCTGTTCGACGACCCCCAGCTCGCCGCCGGCGGCAGCCTGCTCGAGACCCGCTTCCCCGACGGCAAGGTTGGCGCGCTGCCCGCGCTGCCGTTCCGCCTCGGGGACGCGGGCTGGGGGAAGCGCGCCGACCCGCCGGGCCTGGGCGAGCACACGGCCGAGGTGTTGACCGCGGCCGGCTACACGGACGAGGAGCTGGCGGACCTGGCGGACGACGGCGTGCTGCTCATGGGCCGGAACGCAGACACAGGAGGAGCGCAGTGA